TAAATAAGAATAAACGTAATCCACGGATGTTCTCCGAACCAATCGTACACCGCCATTCATCCTCTCTTTTCATATACAGCTTTCATCTTACACCAAACGAGGGGCAAAAAAAAGAAGCGCCGGCACGAACCGGCACCTCATCTATCGATTTTGCGTCAAATTGTCCGTTTGCACGGGCATGTATTCCAACGATTATGCGTTCGCTTCCGCCATCTTGCGGTGCTTCTCCGCACGTTCCCGCTCGCTTTTGTTCAAAATTTTCTTGCGCAAGCGGACCGATTTTGGCGTAATTTCGCAATACTCGTCGTCGTTCAAATATTCGAGCGCTTGCTCCAAAGAGAATATACGCGGCGTTTTCATGCGCACCGTCTCGTCTTTGGTCGCCGAGCGAATGTTCGTGAGCTGCTTTTCCTTGCAAATGTTGACGATGATGTCGGTATCGCGGTTATGTTCGCCGACGATCATGCCTTCGTACACTTCCGTACCCGGCTCCAAGAACAGAATGCCGCGGTCTTCGATCGACAAAATGCCGTACAGCGTGGAGGTGCCGTTTTCGCTGGAAACGAGCACGCCTTCGTGGCGTCCGCCTACGCCGCTGCCCGCATAAGGGCCGTAGCTGTCGAACGCGTGGTTCATGACGCCGTAGCCGCGGGTCAAGGTCAGGAAATGCGTGCGGTAGCCGATCAGGCCGCGCGCCGGAATCAAAAACTCCAAGCGAACGTTGCCGGACCCGTTGTTGATCATGTTGACCATTTCCGCTTTGCGCGTACCGAGGCTCTCCATCACCGCGCCCATGCTGTCTTCGGGGACGTCGATAATAAGCCGCTCGATCGGCTCCATCTTCTGCCCGTCGATTACGCGGATAATAACCTCCGGCTTCGATACTTGCAGCTCGAAGCCTTCCCGGCGCATATTTTCGATCAGGATGCCGAGATGCAGCTCGCCGCGGCCCGATACGATAAACGCATCCGGGCTGTCGGTATCTTCGACGCGCAGAGACACGTCGGTTTCGAGCTCCTTGTAAAGTCGCTCGCGCAGCTTCCGCGACGTCACCCATTTGCCCTCGCGGCCGGCAAACGGGCTGTTGTTGACAAGGAACGTCATCTGCAGCGTCGGCTCGTCGATTTTCAGCACCGGCAGAGCTTCCGGATTCGCGGGATCAGCAACCGTTTCGCCGATGTTGATTTCTTTAATGCCGGCAATCGCTATGATGTCGCCCGCTCCGGCTTCTTCGATCTCGATGCGCTTCAGCCCCTGGAAGCCGAACAGCTTCTCGATGCGCGCCTGCTTCATGCCGCCTTCTCGGGTCATGACGGCAACAGGCTGGCCTTGACGGATTTTGCCGCGATTCACGCGGCCGATGCCGATGCGGCCCAAATATTCGTTGTAGTCCATCAAAGTCACCAAGAACTGCAGCGGCTGCTCCATATCTTCTTTCGGAGACGGAATATGGCTGATGATCGTTTCGTAGATCGCCTCCATGTTGGCATCCTGCTTCTCCGGATCAAGGCTGGAGGTGCCCATGAGAGCCGATGCGTAAACGACCGGAAAATCAAGCTGGTCGTCGTTCGCGCCGAGCTCGATGAATAGGTCGAGCACCTCGTCCACCACTTCCGCCGGTCGAGCGTTCGGGCGGTCGATTTTATTTACGACGACGACCGGAGTCAAGTTTTGCTCGAGCGCTTTGCGCAGTACGAACTTCGTCTGCGGCATCGTGCCTTCGAACGCGTCGACGACGAGCAAAACGCCGTCCACCATTTTCATGATCCGTTCGACCTCGCCGCCGAAGTCGGCGTGCCCCGGCGTATCGACTATATTGATCAAATAATCTTTATATCGAATCGCCGTATTTTTGGCCAAAATCGTAATGCCGCGCTCCCGCTCCAAATCGTTGGAGTCCATAGCCCGCTCCTGTACCGCTTCGTTTT
The window above is part of the Paenibacillus hamazuiensis genome. Proteins encoded here:
- the typA gene encoding translational GTPase TypA is translated as MHSRDHIRNIAIIAHVDHGKTTLVDKLLQQSGAFRENEAVQERAMDSNDLERERGITILAKNTAIRYKDYLINIVDTPGHADFGGEVERIMKMVDGVLLVVDAFEGTMPQTKFVLRKALEQNLTPVVVVNKIDRPNARPAEVVDEVLDLFIELGANDDQLDFPVVYASALMGTSSLDPEKQDANMEAIYETIISHIPSPKEDMEQPLQFLVTLMDYNEYLGRIGIGRVNRGKIRQGQPVAVMTREGGMKQARIEKLFGFQGLKRIEIEEAGAGDIIAIAGIKEINIGETVADPANPEALPVLKIDEPTLQMTFLVNNSPFAGREGKWVTSRKLRERLYKELETDVSLRVEDTDSPDAFIVSGRGELHLGILIENMRREGFELQVSKPEVIIRVIDGQKMEPIERLIIDVPEDSMGAVMESLGTRKAEMVNMINNGSGNVRLEFLIPARGLIGYRTHFLTLTRGYGVMNHAFDSYGPYAGSGVGGRHEGVLVSSENGTSTLYGILSIEDRGILFLEPGTEVYEGMIVGEHNRDTDIIVNICKEKQLTNIRSATKDETVRMKTPRIFSLEQALEYLNDDEYCEITPKSVRLRKKILNKSERERAEKHRKMAEANA